A stretch of Bombus huntii isolate Logan2020A chromosome 7, iyBomHunt1.1, whole genome shotgun sequence DNA encodes these proteins:
- the LOC126867839 gene encoding BRCA2-interacting transcriptional repressor EMSY isoform X3: MWPMRHETMTRDECRKCLRCLELEAYGNMVSVLRAQGPFTSEKQKLLQELAKVLHISNERHRAEVRRAVNDEKLATIAEQLSGPNTGTDWTIEGRRAIPLLPRLKARSAFTTLANSLSLATVAANKRNLHVHEIAEDAKDITNESPVKVKVQENSFSNHEFASSEDKLSDENVLTEVTESDRNKEVNNHSNTSDSSEKCIIPEKRKASSPLSPAPPNKVLVVSSSSIGTFNHGTADKGSLENTIHLSRISTNSLQHQNVTIIPLNINCGENITESKESVVQESASNHSVIPPGNFVNTVIPVGTNITKAKGRVITTQNKLNTKIGSAILVSGNVSCTTGNKFQPDVQDVSTQDSLSSKVSISHTLQKPSSSENSNSVTSSTKCIVPVIHSNIKPPIPKTITSSNSHRLMAVCPVTTVSNGPGPPQAKQITTLTCKKLSSTLNNQTTAKGVTLNSNKTVNISHHPDTKLGSKTNVIVIQKGQTKGVTLSQAGKEVLGKVIMGGKSLCVTSQHNAPINVVQRHVTLNNGDQGLTMLSTTNSSHTESITSNVKSGNTIMFNLRQDVLEKNKALSHLLESSHVLTSESKTVIQNTNALLSKEPSNSDLHVQDKELVLKTDAVIATVKDEKHRLKYTQKYTLLESN, translated from the exons ATGTGGCCGATGAGACACGAAACCATGACCCGCGATGAATGCAGAAAATGTTTACGATGTTTGG AGTTAGAAGCTTATGGAAATATGGTGTCTGTCTTACGTGCTCAAGGTCCTTTCACTAGTGAAAAACAGAAATTGCTACAAGAACTTGCTAaagttttacatatttctaatgAACGACATCGTGCTGAAGTACGAAGAGCTGTTAATGATGAAAAATTAGCAACAATAGCTGAGCA GCTAAGTGGTCCAAATACTGGTACTGATTGGACTATTGAAGGACGACGTGCTATTCCACTTTTACCAAGATTAAAGGCTCGATCTGCATTCACAACTTTAGCAAATAGCTTGTCCCTTGCAACAGTAGCAGCAAACAAAAGGAATCTTCATGTTCATGAGATAGCAGAGGATGCAAAAG ATATTACAAATGAATCTCCTGTGAAGGTAAAAGTACAAGAAAACTCGTTTAGCAATCATGAGTTTGCATCTAGTGAAGATAAATTAAGTGATGAAAATGTTCTAACTGag GTCACTGAATCAGATAGGAATAAAGAAGTTAATAATCACAGCAATACCTCTGATAGCAgtgaaaaatgtattataccTGAGAAACGTAAAGCCTCTTCTCCTCTCTCACCAGCACCTCCAAACAag gTTCTGGTAGTATCTTCAAGTTCAATAGGAACTTTTAATCATGGTACTGCTGATAAAGGATCGCTAGAAAATACTATTCATTTGTCACGAATATCTACAAATTCGTTACAGCATCAAAATGTCACTATAATaccattaaatattaattgtgGAGAAAATATTACAG AATCTAAGGAATCAGTAGTACAAGAAAGTGCCAGTAACCATTCAGTAATTCCACCTGGTAATTTTGTGAATACAGTAATCCCAGTAGgtacaaatattacaaaagcTAAAGGAAGAGTAATTACAACGCAAAATAAGCTTAATACAAAAATCGGATCTGCAATTCTGGTGTCCGGTAATGTGTCATGTACAACAGGAAATAAATTTCAGCCTGATGTTCAAGATGTATCTACACAAGATAGTTTAA GTTCAAAAGTATCCATATCTCACACTTTACAAAAACCATCAAGTtcagaaaattcaaattcagtTACAAGCAGCACAAAGTGCATTGTGCCAGTAATACATTCTAACATAAAACCTCCAATACCTAAAACTATTACCTCCA GTAATTCACATCGACTGATGGCTGTTTGTCCTGTTACAACAGTATCTAATGGACCAGGGCCACCTCAAGCTAAGCAAATAACAACATTAACTTGTAAAAAATTATCTTCAACGCTCAACAATCAAACCACTGCCAAG GGTGTTACACtaaattctaataaaactGTAAATATATCTCACCACCCTGATACAAAATTAGGATCTAAAACAAACGTGATTGTTATACAAAAGGGTCAAACCAAAGGTGTTACTCTCTCTCAAGCAGGCAAG gaAGTATTAGGGAAAGTAATAATGGGTGGAAAAAGTTTGTGTGTCACGAGTCAACACAATGCTCCTATTAATGTGGTTCAGCGCCATGTTACATTGAATAATGGAGATCAAGGTCTAACTATGCTATCCACAACAAACTCATCTCATACTGAATCTATAACATCTAATGTAAAG tCTGGTAATACTATTATGTTCAATCTTCGGCAGGATGTTTTGGAAAAAAATAAAGCACTCTCTCATCTTCTTGAATCATCTCATGTTCTTACCTCTGAATCTAAGACTGTGATACAAAATACTAATGCTCTTCTTTCAAAGGAACCAAGTAACAGTGATTTACATGTACAGGATAAAGAGCTAGTTTTAAAAACCGATGCTGTAATTGCTACTGTTAAAGATGAGAAACACAG ATTGAAATATACCCAAAAATATACGCTTCTTGAGTCAAATTAA